In the Ochrobactrum sp. Marseille-Q0166 genome, one interval contains:
- a CDS encoding integrase arm-type DNA-binding domain-containing protein, which translates to MLTEMQIKKAKPAEKPYKLSDSNGLFLLISNSGSKLWRYRYQRDGKEHLLSLGCYPDLSLAGARDLRDEKRRIVKNGGDPKTVSRKSSANASGLTFETLAREWFELQKPMWVKRHADDVIDSLEARVFPHIGEKHPDDVTAPDVLSLLREIEKTAIETAKRVRQRISAIFVYGISSSQASNDPAHIVKGVLAPLRKGKQPAVITLNDAHDVLIKAEAETAHPVTKLAMRLLALTAVRPGTLITTPWTELADLDKENPVWHIPASRMKLKLEHKDDARRDHLVPLSKQAVEVIEAVKKESWGATYVFPNVRHRFKPMSENALSYLLKRAHLSGKHVPHGWRSTFSTVMNEHYPSDRAVIDLMLAHVPKDKVEAAYNRATHLGRRRELAQLWADMLLNKLAPAEELLLGPKR; encoded by the coding sequence ATGCTCACAGAAATGCAGATTAAAAAGGCGAAACCGGCAGAGAAGCCTTACAAATTAAGCGACTCAAATGGACTTTTCCTGCTCATTTCCAACTCTGGTTCTAAGCTTTGGCGCTATCGTTATCAGCGAGACGGCAAAGAGCATTTGTTGTCGCTTGGCTGTTATCCTGATTTATCGTTGGCGGGTGCACGAGATCTGCGCGATGAGAAACGTCGAATCGTCAAGAACGGCGGCGATCCCAAAACCGTCTCTCGTAAATCGTCGGCGAACGCCAGCGGACTGACTTTTGAAACGCTAGCGCGAGAGTGGTTTGAACTCCAGAAACCAATGTGGGTCAAACGGCATGCTGATGACGTGATAGATAGCTTGGAGGCGAGAGTGTTTCCTCATATTGGGGAAAAGCACCCAGATGACGTAACGGCTCCTGACGTATTGTCATTGCTCCGCGAGATTGAAAAAACTGCAATCGAAACAGCCAAGCGTGTGCGGCAGCGTATTTCAGCAATCTTTGTGTATGGCATATCGTCTAGCCAAGCCTCAAATGATCCGGCACATATTGTTAAAGGTGTGTTGGCTCCGCTTCGTAAGGGCAAGCAGCCTGCTGTAATCACGCTTAATGACGCTCACGATGTTCTTATCAAAGCCGAAGCGGAAACCGCGCATCCGGTAACTAAATTGGCTATGCGTTTGCTTGCGTTGACTGCCGTTCGTCCGGGCACATTAATCACAACACCTTGGACTGAGCTTGCCGATTTGGATAAAGAAAATCCGGTTTGGCATATCCCGGCCAGTCGTATGAAGTTGAAGTTAGAACACAAGGATGATGCAAGGAGAGATCACCTTGTTCCGCTTTCAAAGCAAGCTGTTGAAGTGATTGAGGCTGTAAAGAAAGAGTCGTGGGGCGCTACATATGTGTTCCCGAACGTGCGGCACCGATTTAAGCCAATGTCGGAGAATGCGTTGAGTTATCTACTTAAGCGCGCTCACCTGTCTGGAAAGCATGTGCCTCACGGTTGGCGGTCGACTTTCTCAACTGTCATGAATGAGCATTATCCGAGCGACCGTGCAGTTATTGATTTGATGCTGGCGCATGTTCCAAAAGACAAAGTTGAAGCCGCATATAATAGAGCTACCCATCTAGGTAGGCGGCGCGAACTTGCGCAGTTGTGGGCTGATATGTTGCTTAATAAGTTAGCCCCAGCAGAAGAACTCTTACTGGGGCCGAAGCGGTAG
- a CDS encoding HipA family kinase yields the protein MFAGIHWQPHAIERIHEVKGTTTKPLKAVTDAGVALIKYIGNPAGEDALISELIGSELANLVGLETPAFAVVNIPRTEIDAVGSIAEAGPAFFSKWEQAFSLAPNSQILRNVRDTKKIVLLVIFDTWIRNKDRFCSDYNGQYENNNFDNILFVPDKRKTKLMVIDQTHAFAETGLEYELDDGWANEEIIFGLFDEFKPFLNRNDIEFALNAISRIDANTIESICQSTPKEWGMTNALAKRLTECLIARGRNMQNWAMNSLLDQLELNLDGKEG from the coding sequence GTGTTCGCTGGAATTCATTGGCAGCCACATGCAATTGAGCGTATTCATGAAGTTAAAGGCACCACCACAAAACCGCTGAAGGCGGTGACAGACGCTGGCGTGGCATTAATAAAATATATTGGCAATCCTGCCGGAGAGGATGCGCTTATTTCTGAACTGATTGGCAGCGAGCTCGCCAATCTTGTTGGCCTGGAAACTCCTGCTTTTGCTGTTGTAAATATCCCTCGCACCGAGATAGATGCAGTCGGAAGCATCGCCGAAGCTGGACCGGCGTTTTTCTCAAAATGGGAACAAGCCTTTTCACTGGCTCCGAACTCTCAGATTTTGCGAAACGTCCGCGATACCAAAAAAATTGTCCTGCTTGTTATTTTTGACACATGGATAAGAAACAAAGACCGTTTTTGCTCAGATTATAATGGGCAATACGAAAACAATAATTTTGATAATATTCTCTTTGTTCCTGATAAACGTAAAACAAAACTTATGGTTATCGACCAGACGCATGCTTTTGCTGAAACAGGACTTGAATATGAGCTTGATGATGGATGGGCCAACGAAGAAATAATATTTGGCCTTTTTGACGAATTTAAACCCTTTTTAAATCGTAATGACATTGAATTCGCCCTTAATGCGATAAGTCGCATTGACGCCAACACAATAGAATCCATATGTCAGTCAACGCCCAAAGAGTGGGGCATGACCAATGCTCTTGCAAAGCGACTGACGGAATGCTTGATAGCGCGCGGGCGAAACATGCAAAATTGGGCTATGAACAGCCTGCTGGATCAGCTTGAATTAAACCTTGACGGAAAGGAGGGGTAA
- a CDS encoding ParB N-terminal domain-containing protein: MSNLRKIVSAIGDNVTPDAGPAPMLQWVEIDQLLVDDGYQRPLSSHNWKSIRQIADGFKWSRFSPVLCAPVEGGLFAIIDGQHRTHAAAMCGYKSVPCQIVQMSPSEQAASFAAVNGNITKVTALNLLKAALAAGEPWAVECDAIAKEGGCRLMLSNPSSKDRKPGPIYAARMFRKLVESRPREALIKALKILMHAEGYCDNSDLWDGSLLEPMLLAMTEVPEYLEAEGFVSFLEIYDIWEAIDGIEDENKRRIGNGQPKISRKEGIRIDLMKAITEAMGEEAP; this comes from the coding sequence ATGAGCAATCTTCGGAAAATAGTTTCTGCCATTGGTGACAATGTCACCCCCGACGCTGGACCGGCACCGATGCTGCAATGGGTTGAGATTGATCAGCTCCTCGTTGATGACGGCTATCAACGACCATTATCATCACACAATTGGAAAAGTATTCGTCAGATAGCAGACGGATTTAAATGGTCGCGTTTCTCGCCGGTGCTATGTGCACCGGTCGAAGGGGGACTCTTTGCCATCATCGACGGGCAGCACAGAACTCACGCCGCCGCAATGTGCGGATATAAAAGCGTTCCTTGCCAGATTGTGCAGATGTCACCCTCGGAGCAAGCTGCAAGCTTTGCGGCAGTGAACGGCAATATCACTAAAGTTACCGCGCTAAATCTATTGAAAGCAGCGCTTGCAGCTGGCGAACCATGGGCTGTTGAGTGTGACGCTATAGCCAAAGAAGGCGGTTGCCGACTGATGCTTTCAAATCCTTCCAGCAAGGATAGAAAGCCAGGCCCAATCTACGCCGCCCGCATGTTCCGCAAGCTGGTTGAAAGCCGTCCACGCGAAGCACTTATCAAGGCGCTCAAGATCCTCATGCATGCAGAGGGATATTGCGACAACTCCGACCTTTGGGACGGCAGTCTACTTGAGCCTATGCTTTTAGCGATGACGGAAGTCCCCGAGTACCTTGAAGCCGAAGGCTTCGTCAGCTTCCTCGAAATTTATGACATATGGGAAGCCATTGACGGCATCGAGGACGAAAACAAGCGTCGCATCGGAAATGGCCAGCCGAAGATTTCACGGAAGGAAGGCATTCGCATCGACCTCATGAAGGCCATCACCGAAGCCATGGGAGAAGAAGCGCCATGA
- a CDS encoding helix-turn-helix transcriptional regulator produces the protein MSNINHVPISGKLPAFVNGFITASTAFNVRAYYRTMLSEVLDRIHRRLRALGLKSATASQRAGLHKDTIRNIERAVASNTGRRGVSTATIAALAPALNTTVGWLLEGSGPEELVEQSIDKTSNEAIVARTHEARSRANIALADMAKALGVTEVQYKKFETSTPIAPNLVAQFCKITRISADWLFSGERDDEYEASNTSHREVS, from the coding sequence ATGTCGAATATCAATCATGTGCCTATAAGCGGTAAATTACCCGCTTTTGTCAACGGGTTTATTACCGCTTCTACGGCTTTTAATGTGCGGGCATATTACCGCACTATGTTAAGTGAAGTTTTAGATCGAATTCATCGTAGGCTGCGCGCGCTAGGGCTAAAATCGGCCACAGCATCGCAAAGGGCTGGCCTGCACAAAGACACGATAAGAAATATAGAGCGTGCTGTTGCCTCCAACACCGGAAGACGCGGAGTATCAACAGCAACCATTGCAGCATTAGCCCCAGCTCTTAACACAACTGTTGGCTGGCTCCTCGAAGGCTCCGGCCCTGAAGAGTTGGTAGAGCAATCTATCGACAAAACCTCAAACGAGGCAATTGTTGCGCGCACCCATGAAGCCAGATCCCGTGCCAACATCGCACTGGCGGACATGGCTAAAGCACTTGGTGTCACGGAAGTGCAATACAAAAAGTTTGAAACATCGACACCAATCGCACCCAACCTTGTCGCCCAGTTTTGCAAAATCACCCGGATCAGCGCCGACTGGCTGTTTTCTGGTGAGCGCGACGACGAATACGAGGCATCGAACACGTCACACCGCGAGGTTTCATGA
- a CDS encoding DUF3037 domain-containing protein, with translation MNLNRLRYSIIQFSPYPERAEYINVGVVVFSRMENDFASKIVEDFSRVKRVFGDINQTFLSFALHDFSERIAYELKKGDFSEEFIGAFNSRRADMFRLTTAFPIADGDVNRVAEKLFQELVILVPQAKRIERVNALLTDAFLSAGVLPLLDKRPEPVPIPQYGVTIQADYGYQNGVYNLIDAARFDNPQRSLAEAGKRILEGRALSEISGRRLIVVAKFGNQPESFVDKLRDDFSKAHAKLFRMEEVDQLAYEIRKSAH, from the coding sequence ATGAATTTGAACAGGCTCAGATATTCAATCATTCAGTTTAGCCCCTATCCGGAGCGAGCAGAATATATAAATGTTGGCGTTGTCGTATTTTCGCGCATGGAAAATGATTTTGCCAGCAAGATTGTCGAAGACTTCTCGCGTGTGAAGCGCGTTTTTGGCGATATAAACCAGACATTTCTTTCGTTTGCTCTGCATGATTTTTCAGAGCGGATTGCTTACGAACTCAAAAAAGGTGATTTTTCCGAAGAGTTTATTGGAGCATTCAATTCAAGACGCGCCGATATGTTTCGCCTCACCACAGCCTTTCCGATTGCCGATGGCGATGTGAATCGCGTAGCGGAAAAGCTGTTTCAGGAACTGGTAATATTGGTACCGCAGGCAAAGCGCATTGAGCGCGTGAACGCCCTTCTCACCGACGCCTTCCTTTCTGCTGGCGTTTTGCCGCTATTGGACAAGCGACCGGAGCCGGTTCCTATTCCGCAATACGGTGTCACCATCCAGGCTGATTATGGCTATCAGAATGGTGTTTACAATCTGATTGATGCCGCCCGATTTGATAATCCGCAGCGCAGCCTTGCCGAAGCAGGCAAAAGAATTCTTGAAGGCCGGGCCCTGTCGGAAATATCGGGACGTCGACTGATTGTGGTTGCCAAGTTCGGCAATCAACCTGAAAGCTTTGTCGATAAGCTTCGCGACGACTTTAGTAAAGCTCATGCAAAGCTATTTCGAATGGAAGAGGTTGACCAGCTTGCGTATGAAATACGCAAATCTGCTCATTAA